The Brassica napus cultivar Da-Ae chromosome C1, Da-Ae, whole genome shotgun sequence DNA segment CCTCCTTGCTAAAGGAGCTCGTCTCCAAAATTCTATTCTATCCCATGTAAACTCTTTGATTCCGACGTGGTTAGCCTCACAAGCTAGCCTCTTCGTCACGAATTAATAAAACATGgtgtttgctgtaaaaaaaaaaatccatgcaGATACTATCCAAGTCCAAAAATTACGTTTCTGTCAATCTGTGTTGTTAACTTCCAAAGATTCGAGACGTTAATGATACATACTGATAATCCTGGTTATCTGAGATTCTGAGTTTCAAAGTTTGTGAATTGCggaaattaatagaaatatacATGCAAAACCCATATTTGATTCTATTTGTTTTTTCGTTTTATGAATGTCTTGTAATCTCCAATCGGATTATTGATAAACGTATATTAATAGtactatataataatataattactgTATACCATTAACTCTTTTACTTTACTtactagctttttttttttggtcaaatactTTACTTACTAGCTAGATCAATCTTTTTTGTCGGTTAAAGGGGAATGAGTGCCGAATACGGTACAGAACGTTCTATACAAACTCTTTTCCTGATTTAGCAACAAAACAAGAGAATTaatcataatataacataatacGCGAACTAAACATTCTTCCAGAAGGATAATAAGTCTCCCTTAGACCcttacaagaaaacaaaatacaaagaaCGACGAGGAGCATACATACGAACACGATTAAGGACTGACAGAAACAACcaacaaatagaaaaacaaattaCATTTATGACTTTTCCAATAAAAGATCTTGAACAGTTCCGTTTTGATTAAGACTTCCGTTTTGTTTAGCCACAGGTTTCGCACCCAACTTTTCCACAAACTCTTCAAGATTCCGATCCGACGAACCACCGCGAGCCACCGCCGCTTCCGCCTCCTCCTTCCATTTCAAAGCATTCTTTTTCAGCTCCGTCGCCTTCTCTCCTTTAGCAACTTCTATCAGCCTCTCGGCCACTTCCTCCCTTGGCACCACCCTCTCCTCTGTCTCTCCACGGCCGAGTCTCACTCCCGTCTTTGTGACGTCTATCATGTAAACCGCGTCCGTGACTTGATCTCCCCACTGAGGCAAACAAACCGTTGGAACACCACTAGACAAAGCTTCCATCGTGGAGTTCCAACCACAATGAGTCACGAAACAAACCACAGAAGGATGAGCTAAAACTTTCTCTTGCTGACACCACTCCACGatctttcctttcttcttcacttctTCAGGTAAAACATGTCGCTCTTTGTTTATACCTAACTCTTGTTGTCTAATCACCCACAAGAACGAAACGCCAGCGTTTATCACACCGAACGCAATCTCATTGATCTGCTCTTGTTTTATATAAGCGACGGTTCCGAATGAGATATAAACAACGGAGGAAATAGGCTGTGAGTCTAGCCATTCCATACAATGGTCCGTGGTCTCGGACATATCTCCTTTAATGTCATCACATATTAACGTTTTGGCCATTTTATAAAGCGGGCCGAGCGGTTTGATAGAGCCGGGGAGAGAGAGACTTGACATGTGGTCGATGATGCCTTTCTCCAAGGAGTAGAAACTGTCGACGAGAACAGCGAAAGGCT contains these protein-coding regions:
- the LOC106406691 gene encoding UDP-glycosyltransferase 84A2, whose translation is MELESSPLHPHVMLVSFPGQGHVNPLLRLGKLLASKGLLVTFVTTESWGKKMRTSNKIQDRILKPIGKGYLRFDFFDDGLPEDDDVRRHDFTIYRPHLELVGQREIKNLVKRYEEMTKQPVTCLINNPFVSWVCDVAEDFQIPCAVLWVQSCACLASYYYYHHKLVNFPTKTDPEIDVQIPGMPLLKHDEIPSFIHPLTPYSALREVIIDQIKRLHKPFAVLVDSFYSLEKGIIDHMSSLSLPGSIKPLGPLYKMAKTLICDDIKGDMSETTDHCMEWLDSQPISSVVYISFGTVAYIKQEQINEIAFGVINAGVSFLWVIRQQELGINKERHVLPEEVKKKGKIVEWCQQEKVLAHPSVVCFVTHCGWNSTMEALSSGVPTVCLPQWGDQVTDAVYMIDVTKTGVRLGRGETEERVVPREEVAERLIEVAKGEKATELKKNALKWKEEAEAAVARGGSSDRNLEEFVEKLGAKPVAKQNGSLNQNGTVQDLLLEKS